One genomic window of Leptospira johnsonii includes the following:
- a CDS encoding YqaA family protein has protein sequence MELSKFLSELLLAYAGPGLTLISFGAATLLPFSSEAALMGAIWSGLSPGEAVFWASIGNCAACAFNYSLGYWFGKKIEARISESKTYSGWAERMSRWGYWALGFSFLPFVGDPITVLSGFFRQKFWIFALVVFSLRVLRYLALAYGFGL, from the coding sequence TTGGAACTTTCAAAATTTTTGTCGGAACTCCTACTGGCCTATGCTGGTCCTGGATTAACTCTGATCTCTTTCGGGGCCGCTACCTTACTTCCTTTCAGTTCCGAGGCAGCGCTTATGGGAGCGATCTGGTCAGGACTTTCTCCGGGAGAGGCAGTGTTTTGGGCTTCTATAGGGAATTGTGCAGCCTGCGCATTCAACTATTCTTTGGGGTACTGGTTCGGAAAAAAAATAGAAGCAAGGATCTCCGAATCCAAAACGTATTCCGGCTGGGCGGAAAGAATGTCCAGATGGGGATATTGGGCCTTGGGATTTTCTTTTCTCCCATTTGTAGGAGATCCAATTACAGTGCTCTCTGGATTTTTCCGCCAAAAGTTTTGGATCTTTGCCTTGGTAGTATTCTCTCTTAGGGTCTTGAGATACCTTGCTCTTGCTTACGGGTTCGGCTTGTAA
- a CDS encoding HAMP domain-containing protein produces MDILQFSYHSIGYISGTIFTVFLIVSLLKLKSKTRHALILIAYLLFVLFLNFGFLVRTSFFLPSLSKPACFLIALYTSFSNLVLLYFIYSFFGIDRKKESRVALLTIFSAGMFGFLFYVLKNINSEVSYNFSIQMFEFQEPESTAPMGSIHFLTFIWILIVLLRQNLSLRKELTLESDTNSRIEKERSLRMSRNFGLAILLHAFFSLTYTLYGLGYLSFSNFQLILTSATSLQLFLYTVLYLNYFPEPSSFMIKILGVSLATVLILLCVVARISFVLIESHYDEARKTEIENLRENLKLGRGHILPKDVLYLISSSDKGYTTRSDSSDGNDIGPISKRMYRVLSLPENKPVYIIWYTFYSEGRIYEIGYPYESYSKMIHSIVSIIALILISSSIFLILLLPYLIRKGLRDLQTDRKKFEL; encoded by the coding sequence ATGGACATCCTGCAGTTTTCCTATCATTCCATCGGTTATATTTCCGGGACCATCTTTACCGTTTTTCTAATAGTTTCTTTGCTAAAGTTAAAAAGCAAAACAAGACATGCTTTGATCTTGATAGCTTATCTGCTGTTTGTCTTATTCTTGAATTTCGGATTCCTAGTCCGGACTTCTTTCTTTCTACCTTCCTTATCCAAGCCTGCTTGTTTCCTAATCGCGCTATATACTTCCTTTTCCAACTTAGTACTTTTATATTTTATATATTCTTTTTTTGGAATAGACCGTAAAAAAGAATCTAGGGTCGCATTACTTACAATATTCTCAGCGGGGATGTTCGGGTTTTTGTTCTATGTATTGAAGAATATTAACTCGGAAGTATCTTATAATTTCAGCATACAAATGTTCGAATTTCAGGAGCCTGAGTCTACGGCGCCTATGGGTTCCATCCATTTTCTGACATTCATTTGGATCTTGATCGTGCTCCTAAGACAGAATCTTAGTTTAAGAAAAGAGCTTACCCTTGAGTCCGATACTAATTCAAGAATAGAGAAGGAAAGAAGCCTCAGAATGTCCCGTAATTTCGGATTGGCAATCTTACTTCATGCATTTTTCTCTCTTACTTATACTCTTTACGGATTGGGTTATCTTTCTTTTTCCAATTTCCAACTGATATTGACTTCTGCCACAAGCTTACAACTTTTCTTGTATACGGTGCTGTATTTGAATTATTTTCCGGAACCTTCTTCTTTTATGATCAAGATACTGGGAGTTTCCTTAGCAACGGTATTGATCCTTCTTTGTGTGGTTGCTCGGATCAGTTTTGTATTGATCGAAAGTCATTATGACGAAGCAAGAAAAACGGAAATAGAGAATCTAAGAGAAAATCTAAAATTAGGCAGAGGGCATATTCTACCTAAAGATGTATTATATTTAATTTCCAGTTCGGACAAAGGTTACACCACTCGTTCCGATTCTTCGGATGGAAACGATATAGGACCTATCTCAAAAAGAATGTACAGAGTACTATCTCTTCCGGAAAACAAACCTGTGTATATAATCTGGTATACATTTTATTCGGAAGGAAGGATCTACGAAATAGGTTATCCTTACGAATCTTACAGCAAGATGATCCATTCCATCGTTTCGATCATCGCCTTGATCTTAATTTCTTCTTCTATCTTTCTGATCCTTCTGCTTCCCTATCTGATCCGCAAGGGGCTCAGGGATCTGCAAACTGATCGGAAGAAGTTTGAATTGTAA
- the pyrF gene encoding orotidine-5'-phosphate decarboxylase encodes MDFYSKFVKRREKLNSLLCVGIDPDIAKLPPSLEKTPDKLYVFSREIVDATAEYAVAYKPNIAFFEAFGSKGIEQFEKLISHIKTNYPEIPIVADAKRGDLDNTARQYAKFFFKELGVDSLTLSPYMGSDTIKPFIEDDSKMVFLLCLTSNPDSSELQKKTFSETGRTLYREVAALSEKFPVKNVGLVVGATHPKELLEIRKAHPDRIFLIPGYGAQGASLEEVISVCGKNSLVNSSRSIIFSSSGTDFAEGARKAAASISEQMRNLLG; translated from the coding sequence ATGGATTTCTATTCCAAATTCGTAAAAAGAAGGGAGAAGTTAAACTCCCTTCTTTGCGTTGGAATCGACCCCGACATTGCTAAGCTCCCTCCTTCCTTAGAAAAAACTCCTGACAAACTTTACGTATTCTCCAGAGAGATAGTAGATGCTACTGCGGAATATGCGGTCGCTTATAAACCGAATATTGCGTTCTTCGAAGCGTTCGGTTCTAAAGGAATTGAACAGTTCGAAAAACTGATCTCTCATATTAAGACAAATTATCCTGAGATCCCTATCGTTGCAGACGCAAAACGGGGAGACTTGGATAATACCGCAAGACAGTACGCTAAGTTCTTTTTCAAAGAGTTGGGAGTGGATTCTCTTACACTTTCTCCCTATATGGGATCGGACACGATCAAACCGTTTATAGAAGACGATTCTAAAATGGTGTTCTTACTTTGTCTGACATCTAATCCTGATTCATCCGAATTGCAGAAAAAAACATTCTCCGAAACAGGCAGGACTTTATACAGAGAAGTCGCCGCACTGAGCGAAAAATTCCCGGTTAAAAATGTGGGACTGGTCGTCGGAGCAACTCATCCAAAGGAATTATTAGAAATTCGTAAAGCTCATCCGGATCGTATTTTTTTGATCCCAGGCTACGGTGCACAAGGTGCTTCTTTAGAAGAAGTGATCTCGGTCTGCGGAAAAAATTCCTTGGTCAATTCTTCCAGAAGTATTATATTTTCTTCTTCCGGCACTGATTTCGCGGAAGGAGCCCGAAAAGCGGCAGCCTCAATTTCCGAGCAGATGAGAAATCTGCTAGGTTAA
- the speE gene encoding polyamine aminopropyltransferase has product MELWLDETLELPNGRALKIRVKEFLHSRKTPFQKIDVFESQSFGRMFTLDGVVMMTEADEFAYHEMIAHVPMMSHPNPEKVLVIGGGDGGTVREILKHPSVKEVHLCEIDKGVVDVCYEYFPEIANAMKDPRVVHAYEDGAKYVQDYKEYFDVICVDSSDPVGPAEVLFKRPFYETMAASLKQGGICTTQAESFYYHGKVIKELFQFIPQVFDHCGYYFTVVPTYPSGIIGFTYCSKGPDPYKVEPDPKRVPKGLKYYSAEIHKAAFTLPPFAQEYIVRK; this is encoded by the coding sequence TTGGAACTTTGGCTGGACGAGACCCTCGAGTTACCTAACGGAAGGGCTCTCAAGATTAGAGTGAAGGAGTTCTTACATTCTCGTAAGACTCCTTTCCAAAAAATAGACGTATTCGAATCCCAAAGTTTTGGCAGAATGTTCACTCTGGACGGAGTGGTCATGATGACCGAAGCGGACGAGTTCGCGTATCATGAAATGATCGCTCACGTTCCTATGATGAGCCATCCGAATCCTGAAAAAGTACTAGTGATCGGTGGTGGGGACGGAGGAACCGTTCGTGAGATCCTAAAACACCCTTCCGTAAAAGAAGTTCATCTTTGTGAGATCGATAAGGGAGTTGTAGACGTTTGTTACGAATACTTCCCAGAGATCGCGAATGCAATGAAAGACCCAAGAGTGGTTCATGCATACGAAGACGGAGCAAAATACGTACAGGATTATAAGGAATATTTCGACGTGATCTGCGTGGATTCTTCCGATCCTGTCGGTCCTGCAGAAGTTCTATTTAAAAGACCTTTCTATGAGACTATGGCTGCTTCCTTAAAACAAGGTGGAATCTGTACAACTCAGGCGGAAAGTTTTTACTATCACGGAAAAGTAATTAAGGAATTATTCCAATTCATTCCTCAGGTATTTGATCACTGCGGATATTACTTTACTGTGGTTCCTACTTATCCTTCGGGAATTATAGGTTTCACTTACTGCTCCAAAGGACCAGATCCTTATAAAGTAGAGCCGGATCCTAAAAGAGTTCCGAAAGGTTTAAAATACTACTCTGCCGAGATCCATAAGGCTGCGTTTACTCTTCCTCCATTTGCGCAAGAGTACATCGTAAGAAAGTAA
- a CDS encoding S-adenosylmethionine decarboxylase — MSLKIQDQLKIVNRFSYLRNSIEIATTDKGEAFLYTKETISAGEVVAVWGGKAVHKNELAGISGLSSPHRVHKDFYLVSPLHDDGIDSVHYIRQSADANCGFQGDITLVALRDIEAGQEITYHPAMKNPELAWARNEEAEIVRKRFDGNFPTYIQSKIESDPELKVYEPFKDGAWGLLTSIDLENCDAALIRDADAIKQYVVELCDLIEMKRFGETQVVYFGEDDRVAGYSMVQLIETSCISAHFANDTNTSYIDIFSCKGYDPKVAAEFTRKFFKGAAMRLTVTNRF, encoded by the coding sequence ATGAGCCTAAAGATCCAAGACCAACTTAAAATAGTTAATCGTTTTTCTTATTTAAGAAATAGTATCGAAATCGCAACCACTGATAAGGGAGAAGCTTTCCTTTACACAAAGGAAACTATCTCTGCAGGAGAAGTTGTAGCAGTCTGGGGAGGAAAAGCAGTTCATAAGAATGAACTCGCAGGAATTTCCGGACTTTCATCTCCTCATAGAGTCCATAAGGACTTCTATCTGGTTTCTCCTTTGCATGATGACGGAATTGATTCCGTTCATTATATCCGCCAGTCAGCGGATGCAAATTGCGGTTTTCAGGGAGATATCACTCTGGTTGCACTTCGTGACATCGAAGCAGGCCAAGAGATCACTTATCATCCTGCGATGAAAAACCCTGAACTCGCATGGGCTCGCAACGAAGAGGCAGAAATCGTCCGTAAACGTTTTGACGGAAATTTCCCTACTTATATCCAGTCCAAGATCGAATCCGATCCTGAATTGAAAGTGTATGAACCTTTCAAAGACGGAGCTTGGGGACTTCTTACCTCCATCGATCTGGAAAACTGTGATGCGGCCCTTATTCGTGACGCTGATGCAATTAAACAATACGTTGTGGAACTATGTGATTTGATCGAGATGAAACGTTTCGGTGAAACCCAAGTAGTTTACTTCGGAGAAGACGATCGTGTGGCTGGTTATTCCATGGTGCAGTTGATCGAGACTTCTTGTATCTCCGCTCATTTTGCGAACGATACCAATACTTCTTATATCGATATCTTCTCTTGTAAAGGGTACGATCCTAAAGTTGCGGCTGAGTTTACTCGCAAATTTTTCAAAGGCGCCGCAATGCGTCTTACAGTAACAAACCGCTTCTAA
- the speD gene encoding adenosylmethionine decarboxylase — MNALGKHVIAEFYECDYETINNHELVEDIMLKAVDLSGATTVKSVFHRFSPFGVSGVVVVSESHFAIHTWPEYGYCAIDVFTCGDLIDNQAALEYLKERFGSKSISVVEMKRGLLKLGVDLPHKPVGK, encoded by the coding sequence ATGAACGCATTGGGAAAGCACGTAATTGCAGAATTTTATGAGTGTGATTACGAGACCATCAACAATCACGAATTGGTAGAAGATATCATGTTGAAGGCAGTCGACCTCTCCGGTGCCACCACAGTTAAATCTGTTTTTCATAGATTTAGCCCTTTTGGTGTGAGCGGTGTGGTTGTCGTGAGCGAATCCCATTTCGCTATACATACCTGGCCAGAATACGGTTATTGTGCTATCGACGTCTTCACTTGCGGAGACTTAATCGATAATCAGGCAGCTCTGGAATATCTCAAGGAACGCTTCGGCTCAAAGAGCATCTCCGTAGTGGAAATGAAGCGCGGTTTGTTGAAACTTGGCGTAGACCTACCTCACAAACCAGTTGGGAAATAA
- a CDS encoding DUF2505 family protein: MKQYKVVQTFPVPLQDLLRAREDRYKYLDKFPELKNVELLEERKEGNKVYQKRKVKLAESLPKVLAALLSDPSLLEDSVFDISTNTHEFTIAPPGNDSIVTIKGFSVYKEIGPGESERSYDVKVSSGVFLMGSVIETVIEEIHRHSLEKDKNSISEFLKKSD, encoded by the coding sequence ATGAAACAATATAAAGTAGTACAAACTTTCCCAGTTCCCCTCCAAGATCTACTCAGAGCGAGAGAAGATAGATACAAATATTTAGATAAATTCCCCGAATTGAAAAACGTGGAATTATTGGAGGAAAGAAAAGAGGGAAACAAAGTTTACCAAAAAAGAAAGGTAAAGTTAGCCGAATCCCTGCCAAAGGTGCTTGCTGCACTTCTTTCAGATCCTTCTCTCTTGGAAGATTCCGTATTCGATATCTCTACAAATACCCACGAATTTACGATCGCTCCTCCAGGAAATGATTCCATCGTCACCATCAAGGGATTCTCCGTATACAAGGAGATCGGGCCAGGCGAATCGGAGAGAAGTTACGACGTTAAAGTAAGCTCCGGAGTATTCTTAATGGGCTCTGTGATCGAAACAGTGATCGAAGAGATCCATAGACATTCTTTGGAGAAGGACAAGAACTCCATCTCCGAATTCCTGAAAAAGTCAGATTGA